In one Lysobacter alkalisoli genomic region, the following are encoded:
- a CDS encoding serine hydrolase has product MKVISMRRLPTMLCAVIVAAVVVLAGCRPGQQEPEHGSIEVPTGAPVPPWAEPLDTAAARIDEAMPGSFGIHVRHLDTATDNQAGSLDRGGDRRWYLSSTIKVPVAIAVLERVDAGDLALDEELVLSETDYVDGAGDLLMQDPGTRYSIATLLEKSLQDSDSTATDMLIRLIGEDVLNRRIADWTGGGFGPITTIVQVRYDAYGALHPGVAELSNMDLVRLRNSRAGEARLVALAKALGVPRDELDTRDLDDVFGRYYETGRNSATLEAYALMLEKLVTGELLSEASTRRILDHMRAITTGDRRIQAGLPSGTDFAQKTGTQVARACNVGVLDPDKGAGGATVVVACAEDFEDLAQAERAFREFGQALGETGLAR; this is encoded by the coding sequence ATGAAGGTCATTTCGATGCGCCGCCTGCCCACCATGCTTTGCGCCGTAATCGTCGCCGCCGTAGTAGTCCTGGCGGGATGCCGCCCCGGGCAACAGGAACCGGAGCACGGCTCCATCGAGGTGCCCACTGGCGCACCCGTACCGCCATGGGCGGAACCGCTCGATACCGCCGCCGCCCGCATCGATGAAGCCATGCCCGGCAGTTTCGGCATCCATGTGCGCCATCTCGACACCGCCACCGACAACCAGGCCGGCAGCCTGGATCGCGGTGGCGACCGCCGCTGGTACCTGTCGTCGACCATCAAGGTGCCGGTGGCGATCGCCGTGCTCGAGCGCGTCGATGCCGGCGACCTGGCGCTGGACGAGGAGCTTGTGCTGTCGGAAACCGATTACGTCGACGGCGCGGGCGACCTGCTCATGCAGGATCCCGGTACGCGCTACAGCATCGCGACACTGCTGGAGAAGTCGTTGCAGGACAGCGACAGCACCGCTACCGACATGCTGATCCGGCTGATCGGCGAGGACGTGCTGAACCGGCGCATCGCGGACTGGACAGGAGGCGGCTTCGGTCCGATCACCACCATCGTGCAGGTGCGCTACGACGCCTATGGTGCGCTGCATCCCGGCGTCGCCGAGCTGTCCAACATGGATCTGGTGCGACTGCGCAACAGCAGGGCCGGTGAGGCGCGGCTGGTCGCGCTGGCAAAGGCGCTTGGTGTGCCGCGCGATGAGCTCGACACCCGCGACCTCGATGACGTGTTCGGCAGGTACTACGAGACCGGCAGGAATTCCGCCACGCTGGAAGCCTACGCACTGATGCTGGAGAAACTCGTCACCGGCGAACTGTTGTCGGAAGCAAGCACACGACGCATCCTCGATCACATGCGCGCCATCACCACCGGCGACCGCAGGATCCAGGCCGGCCTTCCGTCCGGGACCGACTTCGCGCAGAAGACCGGGACCCAGGTCGCACGCGCCTGCAATGTGGGTGTGCTCGATCCGGACAAGGGAGCCGGAGGCGCCACCGTCGTGGTCGCCTGCGCGGAGGACTTCGAGGATCTCGCCCAGGCTGAACGCGCCTTCCGGGAATTCGGACAGGCGCTGGGCGAAACCGGGCTGGCAAGGTAG
- a CDS encoding serine hydrolase encodes MIGTRCILLGILLLVSAGQAGAPPPLAMPEPPWADPLRARLEAVEARLPGEIGVYVHHVGRDESFSYRAGENWYLASGIKVPVAIAVWRRIEDGELTLDTHIRLQANDFVDGAGQTNWHRAGTPLRVDYLLQQMLVYSDNTATDVLIRSVGLDAVNAVAAELLEGDGLVITSLADVRRLAYGMFHAGAADLDSQDLLSLRRAAAGPTRMHRLAELLGVTPADFLHPDIDSAFEAYYATHVNTAPLRDFGRMLVTVANGLALGQEGTTYLLDTMTRAKTGEKRIKAGLPPEARFAHKTGTQHRRACDLGIVLMPAGDTIEQVVIVACVRGPASVAQSERALREVGAAVTASGVLARTTPVTGATIPHPESR; translated from the coding sequence ATGATCGGGACACGATGCATCCTCCTCGGCATCCTGCTGCTGGTCTCGGCTGGACAAGCAGGTGCCCCGCCTCCCCTGGCGATGCCGGAGCCGCCGTGGGCGGATCCGCTGCGTGCCAGGCTCGAAGCCGTCGAGGCGCGCCTCCCGGGCGAGATCGGCGTCTACGTCCACCATGTCGGTCGCGACGAGTCGTTCTCGTACCGCGCCGGCGAGAACTGGTACCTGGCGTCCGGGATCAAGGTGCCGGTGGCGATTGCGGTGTGGCGCCGTATCGAAGACGGCGAACTGACCCTCGATACGCACATCCGGCTTCAGGCCAACGACTTCGTCGACGGTGCGGGACAGACCAACTGGCATCGCGCCGGCACGCCGCTGCGTGTCGACTACCTGCTTCAGCAGATGCTGGTCTACAGCGACAACACTGCCACCGATGTGCTGATCCGCAGTGTCGGCCTGGATGCCGTGAATGCAGTGGCGGCCGAATTGCTGGAGGGAGACGGTCTGGTGATCACCAGCCTGGCCGACGTCCGCCGCCTCGCGTACGGCATGTTCCACGCCGGCGCCGCGGATCTCGATTCGCAGGACCTGCTCTCCCTGCGTCGGGCCGCGGCCGGCCCCACGCGCATGCACCGGCTCGCGGAACTGCTGGGAGTGACGCCCGCGGACTTCCTGCATCCTGACATCGACAGTGCCTTCGAGGCCTACTACGCCACCCACGTCAATACCGCACCGCTGCGCGACTTCGGTCGCATGCTGGTGACGGTGGCAAATGGGCTGGCGCTCGGACAGGAGGGAACCACCTACCTGCTCGACACGATGACGCGGGCAAAGACCGGCGAGAAGCGCATCAAGGCCGGATTGCCTCCCGAGGCGCGCTTCGCGCACAAGACCGGGACCCAGCACCGTCGCGCATGCGATCTGGGCATCGTCTTGATGCCGGCGGGCGACACCATCGAGCAGGTGGTGATCGTAGCGTGCGTGCGCGGCCCGGCGTCCGTTGCCCAAAGCGAGCGCGCGCTGCGTGAAGTGGGCGCCGCCGTCACCGCCTCCGGGGTGCTGGCACGGACGACACCGGTAACCGGAGCCACGATCCCGCATCCGGAGTCCCGATGA
- a CDS encoding PQQ-dependent sugar dehydrogenase, which yields MNPPLSILVPGALSTTLAAIVLGACSSRGVPPDDSTQNQQPPPTATYAAGTGPNPELPDPRSSLIPTVDIAPAVGWADDAQPTPADGFAVTAFARGLDHPRTVHVLPNGDVLVAESNAPPREVDKGLKRRAMDAVMKRAGAGVPSADRITLLRDADGDGVAEMRTAFLENLTSPFGMALVGDTLYVANADALVKVPYAEGTTRITSSPIEVAPLPGGPLNHHWTKALIASPDGSKLYVGVGSNSNIGENGMEMEVDRAAILEVDAASGETRVFASGLRNPTALDWNPDTGALWTVVNERDELGNDLVPDYLTSVQEGGFYGWPYSYFGPHTDPRIDNDEQRPDLVAKAIVPDYALGSHVAPLGLAFHTTDPGSQQALPARYRNGAFLGLHGSWNRSPKSGYKVVFVPFSDGRPAGPMEDILGGFVNTDGEAQGRPVGVAIDARGAVLVADDVGNAVWRITAASPTVTAPTP from the coding sequence ATGAATCCCCCGCTCTCCATCCTGGTGCCTGGCGCACTGTCCACGACGCTCGCCGCGATCGTGCTCGGTGCCTGCAGCAGCCGTGGCGTTCCACCCGACGATTCCACGCAGAACCAGCAACCGCCACCCACCGCCACCTATGCGGCGGGCACCGGCCCGAACCCCGAGTTGCCGGACCCGCGGTCCTCGCTGATCCCCACCGTCGACATTGCGCCTGCGGTGGGCTGGGCGGACGATGCGCAACCGACGCCCGCGGACGGCTTCGCGGTCACTGCATTCGCCCGCGGCCTCGACCATCCACGCACTGTCCACGTGTTGCCCAACGGCGATGTGCTGGTGGCCGAAAGCAATGCGCCGCCGAGGGAAGTGGACAAGGGCCTGAAACGCCGGGCGATGGATGCGGTGATGAAGCGCGCGGGCGCAGGCGTGCCCAGCGCCGATCGCATCACGCTGCTGCGCGACGCGGACGGAGACGGCGTCGCCGAGATGCGTACGGCGTTCCTGGAGAACCTGACATCGCCGTTCGGCATGGCGCTGGTAGGAGACACGCTGTATGTCGCCAATGCCGACGCACTGGTGAAAGTGCCCTATGCCGAAGGCACGACCCGGATCACCAGCTCGCCGATCGAAGTCGCCCCGCTACCCGGCGGCCCGCTCAATCACCACTGGACCAAGGCGCTCATTGCGAGCCCAGACGGCAGCAAGCTGTACGTCGGCGTAGGCTCCAACAGCAACATCGGCGAGAACGGCATGGAGATGGAAGTCGATCGCGCCGCGATACTCGAGGTCGACGCCGCCAGCGGCGAAACCCGGGTATTCGCTTCCGGTCTGCGCAACCCGACCGCACTGGACTGGAACCCGGATACCGGCGCCTTGTGGACGGTGGTGAACGAGCGCGACGAACTCGGCAATGACCTGGTGCCGGACTACCTCACCTCGGTGCAGGAGGGCGGATTCTATGGCTGGCCCTACAGCTATTTCGGCCCGCATACGGACCCGCGCATAGACAATGATGAGCAACGGCCCGACCTGGTGGCGAAGGCGATCGTGCCGGACTATGCGCTGGGGTCGCACGTGGCGCCGCTGGGACTTGCGTTCCACACGACCGACCCGGGATCGCAGCAGGCGCTGCCGGCACGCTATCGCAATGGCGCCTTCCTCGGCCTGCATGGCTCGTGGAACCGCAGCCCGAAATCCGGTTACAAGGTGGTGTTCGTGCCGTTTTCCGACGGAAGACCGGCAGGGCCGATGGAAGACATCCTGGGCGGCTTCGTCAACACCGACGGTGAAGCGCAGGGCCGGCCGGTCGGTGTAGCCATCGATGCACGCGGGGCCGTACTGGTGGCCGACGATGTCGGCAATGCGGTCTGGCGGATCACGGCAGCCTCACCGACGGTGACCGCGCCGACGCCCTGA
- a CDS encoding heparan-alpha-glucosaminide N-acetyltransferase domain-containing protein, whose amino-acid sequence MSGNDSTIGSHAAAGDRDRPKTAPASGSPAHGRIETIDFARGLAVCLMILSHGVNGLLEFDDFTDWGMVPLHAITKFSSSLFIMVFGIALAVAFVPKTGAPDWPRRRNRLLWRGLVVLFWYKVLTVVEMYAQHDREAILDTLRYRNFPSYAEILGFYAIALLWIPWLLPLWARTPALLRWASPALLALASWWLLENFDFRGVPQLQAILVEHPDYYTWGQFSRGPLVLLGLLIGGLLLRCHDRTHARMALAGALALISAALLIAFVSLAGDSLDDRLQGIARNAGKHPPELMFMLFSLGGASALLALAVAGGDWLARVLRPVTLIGSDALMAFVFHIAVIFILFRDMLGYLHTVSYQFALTLSLGLILATSAWIWLLQRVQRRS is encoded by the coding sequence GTGAGCGGCAACGACAGCACTATCGGCTCGCACGCCGCGGCAGGCGACCGGGACCGGCCGAAGACCGCGCCAGCCTCCGGCAGTCCGGCTCACGGCCGCATCGAGACGATCGACTTCGCCCGTGGACTCGCGGTGTGCCTGATGATCCTCAGCCACGGCGTCAACGGCCTGCTGGAGTTCGACGACTTCACCGACTGGGGCATGGTGCCGTTGCATGCGATCACCAAGTTCTCGTCATCGCTGTTCATCATGGTGTTCGGCATCGCTCTGGCGGTTGCGTTCGTGCCGAAGACCGGTGCACCGGACTGGCCACGACGGCGCAACAGGCTGTTGTGGCGCGGGCTGGTGGTGCTGTTCTGGTACAAGGTGCTGACGGTCGTGGAGATGTACGCGCAGCACGATCGCGAAGCGATCCTCGACACGCTGCGGTATCGCAACTTTCCCTCCTACGCCGAGATCCTCGGCTTCTACGCCATCGCCTTGTTGTGGATTCCGTGGCTGTTGCCACTGTGGGCACGTACGCCGGCGCTGCTGCGTTGGGCAAGTCCGGCGCTGCTGGCGCTGGCGTCGTGGTGGCTGCTCGAGAACTTCGACTTCCGGGGCGTGCCGCAGCTGCAGGCGATCCTGGTCGAGCATCCCGACTACTACACGTGGGGCCAGTTTTCACGCGGACCGCTGGTCCTGCTCGGCCTGCTGATCGGGGGCCTGTTGTTGCGCTGCCATGACCGGACGCACGCGCGCATGGCGCTGGCCGGCGCGCTGGCACTGATCTCGGCGGCGCTGTTGATCGCTTTCGTTTCCCTGGCCGGCGACAGCCTCGACGACCGGCTCCAGGGCATCGCGCGCAACGCCGGCAAGCACCCCCCGGAACTGATGTTCATGCTGTTCAGCCTGGGCGGTGCCTCTGCATTGCTGGCACTGGCGGTGGCCGGCGGCGATTGGCTGGCACGGGTGCTGCGCCCGGTCACCCTCATCGGCAGCGACGCGTTGATGGCCTTCGTGTTCCACATCGCGGTGATCTTCATCCTGTTCCGCGACATGCTGGGGTATCTCCACACAGTCTCCTATCAGTTCGCATTGACCCTGAGCCTTGGCCTGATCCTGGCCACGTCGGCATGGATCTGGCTGCTGCAGAGGGTTCAGCGCAGATCATGA